The following coding sequences lie in one Apium graveolens cultivar Ventura chromosome 1, ASM990537v1, whole genome shotgun sequence genomic window:
- the LOC141719504 gene encoding uncharacterized protein LOC141719504, whose translation MDRSWINIPDKLSSEYTNGIEDFISVTKQSLDAKGMVVCPCTRCVNKELQNLKMINLHLLTNGFLSTYKRWYYHGELAADLENKTTFDSQVNNVEEEHDDLASGLNDTIGSEYFDIGPTGDFDGDSSFNVSDKYNVIFESLHKPLYDNCKYYVLKTVVKLMNIKVLNKLTDNGFDDILKCFKDTLPEGNHCPENYCHTRKLLCEVGLGYEQIDVYQYDCALFYGENVNDISCPVCKCSRYVRNKIPHKRLRWFPVKARLKRLFSSKHTSKDMRWHKEVRKEEPDILRHPADGIAWKHFDNIYPDFAIDSRSVRTGLASDGFNPFSNLSSSYSLWPVILIPYNMPPWASPNGTNYLMSLLIPCLKSPGKDYDVFLQPLIKELKELWHGIDAYDSYGGRMFKLKAAVLWTISDFPAYAYLSGWSTAGKLACPVFLKDTRSRRITDKQCFTGHRCYLSANHSWRRSKDYDGSSELSSPPRTFTREDILKQLEEVHVRTPGKAPNNSSRKHKRGANELNWSKRSVLFDLPYWSTLLLQHNLDVMHIEKNICDNIVGTLLDIEGKTKDNLKARKDLQDLNIHEELWLKKTASNKYEKPHASYTFTREECKSFCQFIRTVRLPDGYASNISRYVTDNNKLKGMKSHDCHVLLHKILPVAILPYLTKNIRGTLIELCQFFQKICAKTIRISDIEELKQGIFIILCKLEKIFPMSFLTIMVHLCVHLPDQVLQGGPVAPRWMFGTERHMGLFKRYVRNMARLDGSIAKAFVVDEAVSFLTRYVSNIETKFTKLERNWDSSLTNHKLEVFNSSVRLLGAASIQLLQSWKSTIQCDHKKILQVRGISHSNIDDMIRSQEEEDESVQLPPFRPVEDSIDCSSLVRRDVAAVTLTDQLVADLFSRTENQHIADDNDLEGDEENEIDDDGYMFLNNEELCSSDDDNETSSEMESDA comes from the exons ATGGATCGCTCATGGATAAATATACCCGATAAGCTCTCAAGTGAATATACAAATGGTATCGAGGATTTTATAAGTGTCACGAAACAATCATTAGATGCAAAAGGAATGGTAGTATGCCCTTGTACTAGATGTGTCAATAAAGAATTACAAAACCTTAAAATGATTAATTTGCACTTGCTTACTAATGGGTTTCTAAGTACTTACAAGCGCTGGTACTATCATGGGGAGCTAGCAGCTGACTTAGAAAATAAAACAACTTTTGATTCTCAAGTTAACAATGTGGAAGAAGAACACGATGATTTGGCTTCAGGTCTTAATGACACCATTGGTAGCGAGTATTTTGACATTGGTCCGACTGGTGATTTTGATGGCGATTCTTCTTTTAATGTAAGTGATAAGTATAATGTCATATTTGAATCTCTTCACAAGCCTTTGTATGATAATTGTAAATATTATGTTTTAAAGACGGTGGTAAAGTTGATGAATATTAAGGTGCTTAACAAGTTAACAGATAATGgatttgatgatattttaaaatgtTTTAAAGATACATTGCCCGAAGGTAATCACTGTCCAGAGAATTATTGTCATACAAGGAAGCTTCTTTGTGAAGTAGGCTTAGGATATGAGCAAATTGATGTTTATCAATATGATTGTGCTCTGTTCTACGGTGAAAATGTAAATGATATATCATGTCCAGTGTGTAAGTGTAGTCGTTATGTACGAAATAAGATTCCACATAAACGACTTAGATGGTTCCCAGTGAAAGCTCGACTTAAGAGATTATTTAGTTCCAAACACACTTCTAAAGATATGCGATGGCATAAAGAAGTGCGTAAAGAGGAACCTGATATATTACGCCATCCGGCTGATGGGATTGCTTGGAAGCACTTTGACAACATTTACCCTGACTTTGCTATTGATTCCAGAAGCGTACGAACGGGATTGGCATCAGATGGATTTAACCCATTTTCAAATCTATCATCATCCTATAGTTTGTGGCCTGTGATATTGATTCCTTACAACATGCCACCTTGGGCTTCCCCGAATGGTACAAACTACCTCATGTCGTTACTAATTCCTTGTCTGAAATCTCCTGGAAAAGATTATGATGTGTTTTTACAACCATTAATTAAAGAACTTAAAGAGTTATGGCATGGGATTGATGCATATGATTCATATGGTGGGCGTATGTTTAAATTGAAAGCTGCAGTATTATGGACAATTAGTGATTTTCCTGCTTATGCGTACTTGTCTGGGTGGAGTACTGCTGGAAAATTAGCATGCCCTGTTTTTTTAAAAGATACAAGATCTCGAAGAATAACTGACAAACAATGTTTTACAGGACATCGATGTTACTTGAGTGCTAACCATTCATGGAGAAGGAGCAAAGATTATGATGGATCTAGTGAGTTGAGTAGTCCTCCAAGAACTTTTACTCGTGAAGATATTTTGAAGCAACTGGAAGAAGTTCATGTACGTACACCAGGTAAAGCACCAAACAACTCATCTAGAAAACATAAACGTGGAGCCAATGAATTAAACTGGAGTAAAAGAAGTGTTCTTTTTGACTTGCCATATTGGTCAACACTCTTACTGCAGCATAATCTTGATGTCATGCATATAGAAAAAAATATTTGTGATAACATTGTAGGCACACTTCTGGATATTGAGGGTAAAACAAAGGATAACTTGAAAGCGCGTAAAGATTTGCAAGATCTCAACATTCATGAAGAACTTTGGTTAAAGAAGACAGCTTCTAATAAATACGAAAAACCTCATGCTAGTTACACTTTTACAAGAGAAGAATGCAAGAGTTTTTGTCAATTCATTCGCACAGTAAGATTACCGGATGGGTATGCTTCAAATATAAGTCGATACGTTACAGataataataagctcaaaggtATGAAAAGTCATGACTGTCATGTGTTACTTCACAAGATATTGCCTGTTGCTATATTGCCTTATCTAACGAAGAATATACGTGGCACTTTGATTGAGCTATGtcaattttttcaaaaaatttgtGCTAAAACAATTCGAATTTCCGATATTGAAGAATTGAAGCAGggaatttttataattttatgcaagttggagaaaatattTCCGATGTCATTTCTTACCATAATGGTCCACCTTTGCGTACACTTACCTGATCAGGTATTGCAAGGTGGACCCGTTGCTCCAAGATGGATGTTTGGAACGGAACGCCATATGGGGTTGTTTAAGCGATATGTGCGAAACATGGCTCGACTAGATGGTTCCATTGCAAAAGCTTTTGTTGTAGATGAGGCTGTTAGTTTCTTAACAAGATATGTTTCGAACATAGAAACCAAATTTACTAAACTTGAACGTAATTGGGATTCATCTCTTACAAATCACAAGTTAGAAGTCTTTAATTCTAGTGTTCGTCTTTTAGGAGCAGCTTCTATTCAGTTGCTACAAAGTTGGAAGAGTACCATTCAATG TGATCATAAAAAGATATTGCAAGTCAGAGGCATTTCGCATTCAAATATTGATGATATGATAAGGAGTCAGGAAGAAG AAGATGAATCAGTCCAACTACCACCTTTTCGGCCAGTGGAGGATTCAATTGATTGTTCATCTTTAGTTCGGCGAGATGTTGCAGCTGTAACTCTTACAGACCAACTTGTTGCTGATTTATTTTCTAGAACTGAAAACCAGCATATTGCTGATGATAATGATttagaaggagatgaagaaaatgaaattgatgACGACGGATATATGTTTTTAAATAATGAagaattatgttcaagtgatgaTGATAATGAAACCTCCTCTGAAATGGAATCAGATGCATGA